In one window of Vulpes vulpes isolate BD-2025 chromosome 1, VulVul3, whole genome shotgun sequence DNA:
- the LOC112908653 gene encoding uncharacterized protein has product MMRWNLGLLLLRGLGLTSALEETAESGAPQGGQRRKRTKFTKNQYQVLIEAFERDSYPDITAREELARRTQIPEPRIQVWFQNRRARIPKSTPRRPGVEADAPVLVPSQSGSCTPDCSRLQSFAGAPSHAGPSPGDPEDAPAQALSSGLADVLNTGVALPGLGTAGSALGQSSGDFCYSPLTFGLGALGPLPASLRPLFQVEARCSGAQQGDLGQLLSYGDWDRDGALQGWEQPPSSDQQPWWGWQPSPALQPQMAPQQLPSQPLGAWEQPPQSPSPWEHWPQPSQGEELVWVGSSFPTSLRDGMLGGGPGAPENPSPGPHGCGAAHKASPRAKR; this is encoded by the exons TCTGCTCTGGAAGAAACAGCTGAGAGCGGAG CGCCCCAAGGAGGCCAGAGACGCAAAAGGACCAAGTTCACCAAAAATCAGTACCAGGTGCTCATCGAGGCCTTCGAGAGGGACTCGTACCCTGATATCACTGCCAGAGAGGAACTGGCCAGACGAACCCAGATTCCTGAGCCCAGAATCCAG GTCTGGTTTCAGAACCGGAGAGCCCGAATCCCGAAGAGCACCCCGAGGAGGCCAGGAGTGGAGGCAGACGCCCCGGTTCTGGTGCCCAGTCAGAGCGGCAGCTGCACCCCAGACTGCTCGCGCCTGCAGAGCTTCGCAGGGGCCCCGAGCCATGCTGGCCCCTCCCCCGGGGACCCAGAGGATGCTCCTGCTCAAGCCCTTTCCTCAGGACTTGCCGATGTCCTGAACACCGGTGTGGCCTTGCCTGGCCTGGGGACTGCAGGCAGTGCACTGGGCCAGTCTTCTGGAGATTTCTGTTACTCTCCTTTGACCTTTGGCCTTGGAGCTCTTGGTCCACTTCCCGCTTCCCTCAGGCCCCTCTTCCAGGTGGAAGCCCGCTGCAGCGGAGCTCAGCAGGGGGACCTAGGGCAGCTCCTGTCCTACGGGGACTGGGACAGGGACGGTGCCCTGCAGGGGTGGGAGCAGCCTCCCTCCTCTGACCAGCAGCCCTGGTGGGGTTGGCAGCCTTCTCCCGCCCTGCAGCCACAGATGGCACCCCAGCAGCTGCCTTCCCagcccctgggggcctgggagcagCCACCGCAGTCCCCTTCCCCCTGGGAGCACTGGCCTCAGCCCTCACAAGGGGAGGAGCTTGTGTGGGTTGGGAGCAGTTTCCCCACCTCCCTCAGAGACGGGATGCTGGGGgggggccctggagcccctgaaaaccccagccctggcccccacGGCTGTGGGGCAGCCCACAAAGCTTCTCCCAGGGCAAAACGTTGA